GGTCGGATGCCTGCAACTTCAGCCATGAGTTCGTACAGAGGTACACAGCTCCACGCGTGACAGTCGGATCGCAGCGTCACCTCATCTTCGCACCATGTCGTCAAGTTGAGGGATAGTTGGttcagccatggctgccacATGTCGTGAAAGACGTCGTCGTACAACGTAGAACCTGCCGCTGAGAGAGAACGGAGAAGGTAGAACGACATGGCTTGTGACGGTTTGGTAAACTCGGTGGCAGATATCGGGGCCTGCaagtcctcttcctcagagGACTTGGACTGTGCCATTGGCAGAGACTGCCTCAGCAACTTGCGTGCATAGTCTCCTGTCGCGGCTCCGCACAAAACGGCCCATATCTGGTTGTGTTGACTAAAGTCTCGGGTGACATCAGCCGAAGAGGCGAGCCCATCGGTGAATACCTCGCCGAGCCGACAATGTTGCCTGAGGGCCCCGACGATGGTATCCGCCCGAGCCTCGAGTTCCCCTGCAAGGCCTTGTCTTCCGATGGCCTTGACTACGGGCACCAGTCTTTGCATAGTATGGGCATAGAGTGAGTTTGTGAAGGTCTGGTACCCTGTTCGTGCGGCTGCTGGAGGAATACCCATCGGCTTCCACTCAGGCGTCCAGTCCACAAAGTCCCAGAATGGAGTCTCTGAAGATACGAGGCCCAGCTCAGGATCGACACGCCTCGCAAAGGATTCGAGGATTCCATCACAAACAGGGATCAGCCGGCGAGTGAATCCAATGTCCCGAAAGTGTTCAAAGTGATCCACAAGGGTGAGGATCCAGAAAAGTGAGAAATGTGGAATTATCTGGAGCTGCGATGCCGGGCTACGGCTTGCCAGCAATCCCAGATGAGCGCGGTATGAGTTGTGTAGTTGAAGAATGGCCTGACGAGCCATTCGGTCGTCCCCAGAAACGTAGTACGTAAAGAGACACGAGCTTCGTACGTCCATGGCATACTGCAACTGCTCGTAAAAGGGACAATCCTCGTAGCAATCGTGCATGCAGTTGGTGAGGGTGCGGACGCTGGTGGACCAAAGCTGCTCATAAGCTGTTCTGGGGATTTCAACCTCTCCAGTAACATCCAGTGGATAATGTGTTCTATTGACGTGCACTCCAGTCATGATGAGGTCGCTTTCAGGGTTAACTTGTATGTCCAGGGCCAGGATACGGAAGGTTCGAAAGTGAAACGGTCGGAAATTCTCTTTGGTTTCCGGGCTCATGGTATACTGAAGGCTCTGAGCTGACTCGCAGCCTTGCTCGCCAGTAAAGACGTACCGATCCTGTGGTCCGTAGAGCTTCTTGGTCGTGTCAAGGCGGTCGCCTTTGCGGCGAATGTAGGGGATCATATCCGGTTCGTCCTCATAGCACTCAGTATAGGTGACACGAAGCTCACTGCCGGATGACGTGGGACGTTTAAAGCAAAACTCGATATACGCCGTCAAGTGGTGATTTGCCTCAATCTCAATGTGATGCGTCGTGCCTGCTGGTAGGCGGAGAGTTGGATCGCCACCCTGAGGATTCAAGAGAAGCTCCTCCCATTCCTGCTGGGATAGTGAACTGCGTAGGTTGTGCACCTTCTTGAAGCCTACCGGAGTGATATGCGGTAAGGGAATCATCCGGGGATGCAGCATCCAAGGAGGGCTGAGACCATGAGACTTGGGGAGATCAAGAACCTGGGCGGTCACCCAATCGAGATCATGCCTAGGAATGCTCGCGGCATCTTCGTAAACGTGTAGAAAGTCGTCTTCTTTTTGGTCGATACGAAGCTTCCGAGAAGCGTCAATAGCGACAAGCCACGTGTCATCTGTGTCGAGCTGAATCTCATCACGTCCTGCTTCGCCTGCTCTTCGCACCAACAGGCCAGGAAATGGCATCCTGGGGAAGCTTGTACCGTAGGGAGTACCGTGGTACAGTCGGAGAACCTGGACGGAGAGGATATTGAGGCCCAGTTTTAGGTATGAACTCATGTCAAGTTCGTCATAGAACCACATATGCTCGTCGCCCTTAACGGGGCCGAAGATAACGAGACGTCCGTTGATGTAGAGTTGATACTTTGTGTCTGCTGTGATCTGGACAATGACAGGCTCGCTAGGGACGCGGTCGAGCGTGAGTTCTTTACGAAAATGGACAAAGCCTCCTGCTGAGTCTTTTGCGCTGTCGACCCATTGCGGGTGCCATATCCATTTTGAGTCGATGGGTGGTGTATCCATGTTGTTTGTCGTGAAAGATTGTTGGAGAGAGACAGCCGTGGGCTTTGGCGGGGGACTGCCCTGTATTTATAAATTAGCACTTGGTGCGGGGTCTGCTTGTAGGCGTACCTGGGCTGACATTCCCATCATCGAATATCGTATCAATCGAGTGGACATTGGCTTTATTTAGTagagaatggatgaaggcGATAGTGATTGTAAGGCCCTTCACGAATAATATGCATTTGAGTATAAAAGTCGATCATACACTTTGTCACGACTCAAGATTGGCCCGCTGTGGCCAGTGGAAAGACCCCCAGTGTCCTTGCTGCTCGACAAGAAGACAGCTACTCATAGCACGGGCACTAATATCTTCTTCAAAGAACGCTTGTAGACTGCGTTTTTACATAGATATAACACATCATGCATAATTACAAGGCAGATGACATGAAagcttcaagaagctcaaggcggACCTTTGCATCCCTGGCTTCATCCTTCCAGAATCGCAAAAGATCCATCACCTTGTTAATTGAAGCCTTCCATCCAAGAGGCAGCAGACTATGAAGCCCTGCTCGACCGGCAGCCACCAAAACAAAGGCACTACGCGTGCAGGAACGTAACATCAGCCAAGTCCCGTGGTGGCGACGACGGAACCCTGGTTCATTGTCCTTGATGCGCTGGACATTTACTTCCAGCCCCTTGCGAGCTAGCCTGGTGGCTTCGGCATCATCGTGAAACCTCCCATGGACTGCGTCGACTACCAGTGGCCAGTATATCATCTCGTAGCAGTCTATAAGATGGCCGCTGAGAATGAATCGTAGACGTGCGCTTTGGGTATCGTGATCGATCGGTTGGTCAAGCTTCAAGCTCGCAGGCAACGAGTCAACCCTAAAACAAAACTTGTTAGCAATAATGAACCTTGGAAAGGGGTCAAGAAACTTGCCAACTCTGCGCTTGCTGTTCAAACTCGACGATGCTTGACACCTTTTCGGCAAGACTGGCCTCCCTCGATGCTACGTTGGTTGAATGGGCCAAGATGCGATTGCTAAGACGACGCAGCGCAATCTCGGCCAGGTAAAAGTACCAACCTGCCTCGCCTTCAGATTGGAGACCTCTTGGAGGTGATGGGAAGAATTGAGGGTAGCGCAAGTTCCAAGCACTGTTCTCCGTTATGCTCATCTCCAGTCGCAGTTCTCTATGGCACGGAACATTCGTGTCAGCCAACTGATTGAGCCGCTAACAGACAACTTGACTTACAACTCTGACTTAAAGGCCGTCCAGTAGATGCTATCGTGTAACTCAGATGCCTTGTCTTGCGTGACGCCGGATGAAGACACGAATCCTTGGCAACAGGCGAGAGCCTGAAGAAACATCCTCCATGCCTCAAACGGTCTCATTGTAGTCATCAGATATACGCCCGAGAGGAAGAATATTTGAGCCTCTACTGGCCCGCTGCGGCATAGTAGCTGTCCCATGCGCCGCTGGGCTGCGACGAAAAAGGACTCTGCTTGTTGGAATTGCTTCGAGTTTCGCGACGTCATCGACGTTGTCACCGAGTCATCGTGGTCGCAGTCGATCGTTCCAAGGGCAAAGACCAATAGCTAGCGATTCAAGACGTCAGCTTGTTTGTTGGTTTGGAAATTTATCGCAGAACGCACCGAAATGCAGGCCGGGGCGTCCCAGCCGAGGCCATTATACAGAGACGTTCGGATATCCTCTTGAAGATGGGTAAGCTCGATCACCGGATTGTAGATGTGAAAGTTGTCGATAAAGTTTTGCAACAACTGGCTTGTagcatcctcgtcaaagtccgGAGCCTGCAAGAGGCGATTCCAACCGACATCAGTCTCTGCAGAGCCCGCTTGGAGGATGTTGGCGAGCGAGAGAGGCTGAGTGTCGACGAAAGAACGTAGTATTGGCCACTCCAGAACTGCTTCGACATTGATAAAGGGTTCCTGAGATGACAGTGAGTCTCTCTGGGAGAAACCTTCCTGGGGCCGAAAGGCTTTGCCTGAGGGTGAATGGTCAACGTCCTGAGGGGTCGTGGTCTCGGGGATAGCGACGCGAACGAGACTCTCTAGCTCATCGAGGCGCTGCAGGATCGCCAAGCTCGCAGGGTCGAAACTATACAGAGTGAAATTGTCAGACGTGGGCCACTACTGGGCTGATCTCGAAGCAGATTGTTGTCGGCGTAATGGTATCCCGGGCGTACCTTGACTTGTCGCCCTCCTGATACACGCATTGGACGCCTAGCTTGGAGCATGAAGTGCATGATGGCTGCTCGTTGTCACACTTGACACGCCGCCTCCGACAGGTTCCACAAGCCTGAGCAGCGCGCTTGCGAGGATAGGTTGGACGGCTGGCGTCTGGTGGAGGTCGCTTGGATGACCCTGTTGACATTGCAATGGCGGGAACAGTGGAGATGAAGGGACGCGGAGAGCAGGAAGTGAGAGAGAGCTGAAGGCTGATTAAGACAGCGGAAAGACGGATGAGGACGGCTAAGGGCGCTGGAGTGAGGTCCGCGGAAAGCCGGGTAAGAATACACCCTGTCTCTGGAAAAGTGGGACAGGTTTTTCGGAGAGGGACTGAGTTATACTCTATTTGCGCTAGCCCAAGAGGCTATTGAGACTGTACCAAGAGAACGTCACGTCATCAACTCTACACCAACCTGGTACACCACTGTAATAGGGGACTTGGCTTCATTTAGTCAGCAGTCAAGATGAGGTGACTTATATCCCGTCAAGGGAGGTACTGGTTATTCCCATTCAGACGACCAAGTGCCATTCCCACCACGCAATCAGAAGACGGTCGTGGCACCCCCCccaacatcgtcatcatggGAGACATTTCTAGCTTCTTGTCAGAGGATAAGTCGTTGTTCGACGTTGAACAAGTCTTGAAGGAGTTGAAAACGCTTGAAAAGATTGATCTACTAGCAGGTAAGTACAGTCTTAACAAGTACCAATCTTCCATTTGCTCATACAGGTCTCACTCCAGGTGTCGACTTCTGGCACACCAAGGCGGTCCCTCGACTCAATGTTCCCTCGATCCGAATGTCAGATGGCCCCAATGGGGTCCGAGGTACTAGGTTCTTCAACGGTGTGCCCGCAGCCTGCTTCCCATGCGGTACCGGCCTTGCAGCGACTTGGAATACAGACCTTCTTCGCGAAGCCGGGCACCTAATGGGCACAGAGGCGAGGGCAAAAGGCGCCCACGTGCTGTTAGGTCCTACGGTCAATATGCAGCGGAGTCCTCTTGGCGGGCGAGCTTTCGAATCCTTCTCCGAGGACCCTGTCCTGTCCGGAGACTGCGCGTCAGCCATTATAAACGGCATACAGAGTACTGGAGTTGTGGCATCGATCAAGCACTTTGTGGCTAACGACCAGGAACATGAACGTATGGCTGTCGACTCGCTTGTCACGGAACGGGCTTTGCGAGAGATCTATGCTCTTCCCTTTCAGATCGCCGTGAGGGACTCGAATCCTGGGTCGTTTATGACATCTTATAACAAGGTCAATGGTGTGCACGTGAGTGAGAACCTGAACATGATCGAGAAGATTGTCCGAAAAGAATGGGGATGGCAGGGCCTGGTGACGAGCGATTGGTGAGTTacgaagcagcagcaaaggCAGTGGTTTATCATCCACCAGAACTGCTCTACAATGTTGGAGGTGAGCTGACACTGGAAAGGTATGGGACATACTCAACAGTTGAATCCCTCGAGGCCGGACTGGACATTGAAATGCCGGGCCCAACCCGTTGGCGCGGACAGATGCTCCTCCACGCACTCATGTCCAGGAAGATTGACATTGAGGTCATCAACGAGCGAGTTAGGCAGGTCCTGAAGCTTGTACACCGAGCCGTGCAGACAGGTATTCCTGAAAATGCACCTGAGCAGGGTCGAGACATCCCAGAAACGGCGTCCCTTTTGAGAACGATTGCGAGCGAAGCCATCGTCCTTCTGAAGAATGAGAATAACGCACTTCCTTTCAAGAAGGATAAAAAGGTGAGACAAAGATGAGCTGTACCAAAACATTGCAGGTATTGACACATATTTTCCAGGTCGTTGTCATTGGCCCTAATGCCAAGACAGCTGTCTACTGTGGCGGCGGATCAGCTACTCTACGTCCATACTATGCCGTCCCCCCCTTGGAGGGCATTTCTAAAAAGGCCGAAAATCTCTCATATTCGATCGGTTGTTACTCCCACAAGATGTTGCCACTTCTCGGGTCACAACTTCGAACCGGCGATGGCCGAAGCGGCGTCACCTTTAAAGCCTTCACTTCCCCCGACACAGTCAAGGACCGAGTCCCCGTTGATACTTTACATCTGGATACCACGGACATGTACTTCGCCGACTACTATCACCCTGAAATTACCGAGAACCTCTGGTGGggagagattgaggctgttttcgaggctgaggagactGGTGACTTCATGTTTGGGCTCACTGTATTCGGAACGGCTAGGCTCTATGTCGACGATGAGCTTGTGGTCGATAATGAGACCACGCAACGCCCCGGAGGAACCTTCTTCAATGTTGGCACTGTTGAGGAGACCGGGGTAAGACACCTAACCGCTGGGCAAACATACAGGATCAGAGTTGTTTTTGCCAGCGGTGCCGCATCAaaacttggtgatgccgaggGTGTTGTTTCTTATGGTAGCGGCGGCCTAAGAATCGGAGGGGCCAGAGTGATTGATCCGGAAgacgagattgccaaggCTGTAGAGTTGGCCAAGACGGCTGATCAGGTCGTCTTGTTTGTTGGCCTCAACTCTGACTTTGAGCAAGAGGGCCATGACCGTCCTCACATGGACCTTCCCGGACGGACTGATGAGCTTGTGTCGGCGGTGGCAGGGGTCAATCCGAAGACAGTCGTGGTTGTTCAGTCCGGATCACCTGTTACCATGCCTTGGGCTGACTCGGTTGCCGCGGTAGTACAAGCGTGGTACGGCGGTAACGAGACCGGAAATGCCATTGCGGATATTCTATTTGGCGACGTCAACCCCTCAGGGAAGCTGCCACTGTCCTTTCCCATTCATGTCGAGGACAACCCGGCTTTCTTGAACTATCGCTCGGAGCATGGCCGGGTTCTTTACGGAGAGGATATTTACGTCGGTTACCGATTCTATGAGACAACTAAGCGACCTGCTCTGTGGTCATTTGGTTCTGGACTGTCATACACCTCTTTCGACATGCTGGATCTTTCCATTCAGAAAGATCAAAGGGATGGGcgcgagcttctccttgttgacGTTGGTGTGAAGAACACTGGTCCGGTTGATGGCGCCCAAGTGGTCCAGGTATACGTTGCCGCCCGGTCCTCGTCAGTCAAGCGTCCGgtgaaggagctcaaggggTTCTCAAAGGTCTTTGTCAAAGCTGGTGAAACAGCCATTGCCAAGATTTCTATCGAGAGGAAATATGCCGCGAGCATctgggacgagacgagacatcAAtgggtggaggaggcgggGACATATAATGTCCTAGTGGGAGATTCCAGCTCAAGCATTCAGCTGAAGGGCCATTTTGAGGTTTCGGATACAACCTGGTGGTCTGGCCTGTAAGGTAGATGCTACTTGGAGGAAGAGATAAATCAAGGTCGGATGCCAGTCATGAAgacgtctttttttttctggtAGTACTTGGCCAATGACCCCTGAAGTACTACATGGTCCGGGGTATCGGAGCATTCCCCTTCAATCCCCTCACTTAACATTGAGTTGTCAGAACCAACATGTCTTCAACCAACAGACCAGGGGTTATCAACCAACCACAAATGCCTGAGCCCCCAGTCTTCCAGCATATGCGCCACGCGCCCACGTCAACCCCGCTCGTTTTCAGTGCGCAAAGTGGCGTGATTTCAAGGTTGTCAAAGCGGACGCACATGTTATTACTGGTTCTCGGCGATTAGGTGCTGGTATAAGAGTAGACGTTGACTATCATCCGTGATGAGTTTTACATCTGCTTCTCCCCCTCTTTTTGCACGCTGCTGCCCACGAAAACATGGCTCAAGAAGAAACCACCGCACCGGAGTCGCCGGCTCAGGCCCAACCCCAGCCACCCTCGACGCAGGCTGACCCGCAGTTGCCGGACCTTGCAGGACAGGAGCCTTTACAGGTCGGAAACGTGAGTGACCCTTTAAATTAGGGTTTCATGGTTCCGACCGCCGACACTGACGCGTCATTTCCAGGacgttgaagatgacggctACGCTGCCTCGTGAGTCTGGCCTTGAAAGACTTGAGTGATGGATGAGTGTATAACCAATTCTCAAGTGAGGTATCTGCCAGCGTTCTCTCCTCGCTCAACTCGAGTGTTTTCCACTACAAGTAGGTCTCGCAGTCCGACAGTGTTTTCAATCGTGGTTAGTGACTTTTATAGGTACGAGGTTTGTGCCAGATTACAGAACACGACGGTGCAAACACTCTTACACGAAACATAGAACGGCCGTCGTTATCATGCGTTCCGGGAGGGTGCATATCTAGTGGTAAGCTTTTAGCATCTGCCTGCATTCCTGAAATGTCATCTGGTTGCTAATCTGACTTGGTGCAAATCGTTAGCCcaatgacgatgaagagcagGACCGCATGGACTTGGGACACCACATTTATAGTCTGCTCCTTGGAGGGGAACTTTATCGCGCTCCTATCGGAAAAAGCCCGCAGCgcgtccttgacctgggcaCCGGCACTGGCATCTGGGCCATGGACTTTGCAGAGTTGGGCCCCTTTAAACGTCCCTTCAAGGTGAAATGGCTACTGATACTTGACGAATAGCCAGCACCCATCCGCAGAGGTCGTCGGTACCGACTTGAGCCCCATCCAGCCCAGGTGGTAAGGCGTTCCTGGGTCCTGCCACTTGGTTCGAGACTGACTAGAAATAGGACACCGCCCAACTGTACGTTCGAGGTCGATGATTTAGAGCAGGATTGGGTCTATCACAACAAGTTTGACTATATCCACGCCCGCGAGCTGGGAGGGTGCGtcgccgatgatgagaagcttTTCCGCCAAGCCTTTGAGCATCTTGCCCCCGGTGGCTACTTTGAGATGCAAGCTGTTTATCCTCGCTTCCTATCTGATGATGGCACGGCCGGGCTGGCAAAGGACGCCCAGTTTTGGATGAAGAACATCTGCGAGGGGGCCGTCAAGTTCGGTAAGCCCCTCGACTCAGCGCCCGGGTggctggagaagatgaagaccgCTGGGTTCGTCGATGTCAAGCAGGAGATTCGCAAGGTTAGTCCCATAATCTACACACACAAACAGTATCTATGCCAAAACCTGAATACTTAATAACAATGCTTAGTTTCCCATGGGCGGTTGGGCGAAAGATACGAAACTTAAGGAGATTGGCAGGCATGCACTCatccaggagcagcaggtCATTGACTCGTATACGCCTGGCATTTTTTCCCGCGTGCTTGGATGGGACGAGAAAGAGATCCAGGTCCTGATCGCAAAGGTGAAGAATGACCTCAAGAATCCTGCCATCCACCTATATGTACCTTGTTATCTCATCTGGGGTAAGAAGCCGGAGGCATGAGTACCGTACTTGTCATTGGTAACGTCTCTGAAAGAGGCCTCTGCCACGATAACGAAAGACATATTTATCAATGTATGGCGGCATTAAAACCCAATCCCCGAAAATATAAACAGGACGGAGTAGACTTCCGTTGTCCACCTGACACTGTTTTCCCCATCCTCAAGTACGCGGCCTTGCGTTTGTCACTTTCACGCCCAGTGACGTGCTTAGTCTCAGAGCCCATATGAAATATAGGCAGGTTGCAAAAAGATCAGAGAACAAACTAAATCAATACAACAAGGTCATAGAAGTTACCCGCGGtggagcccggcccttgatgggttaactgagccagaatATCGAAGATCAGAGACGTTATATGCTCCCCACCAACAGTTAAAGCATCCAACCCTTTCATATATTCCACTACTTTGGTCGGCCACGATTAATCTAGGAAGCGTAAATCCGCCGTCTGCGGCCATGTTGTTCTCGAGTACTAGCAGTAGACAGATAAGCTGCTGACCTGTGAGTTGGCTAATATCCTCGTCAAACTTCATGTTAATAGGTGGCAACTGCCACGGAGTTGGACTACGTGTAAAACTAGCAGGTTCAAGGGTTGGTTGATTATGCGACTTGAGTAACGCCGTTTCCAGAGCTCTGGTCAAAACAGGACTTTTAGACGGAGGAAGTTTCAACCACTTCAACCACTTCCCTCCTACATAGCTGACGGTAATGCAATCTACTGATGTTGTGATTTTCTGGCATGGTAACTCTCTTGAACATTCCATAACAATATGACCTAATGGCGTTCGTTGTGGTCGCTGTACTTTCTAATGCCTTTAAGAATAGCAGGGAGGAAAGATAGATATTTATCCCTAGGGATCCGGCTGATCCGGGAGCCCGTGGACCGACGATGCCGTTGGAAGCCTCTATCTAGGTTTGATCGGAACTATGGTACGGATCCGGGCCTATGCAGAGCTGAGTTTTCCTATCAGACCTATTCGTCTGACATTAAGGAAGATTCAGGAATAAGTCATCAAAAAGCCTGTTTCCCTTAGACTGGTAGCTTGAGACATAATTGTCTCCCCAAGGCTGCATCCACGTGTCTGCAAGTTCATCAGTAAATATTCTCCGGTTTCATGTCGTGTTAACCCACCGTATGTCGTAGCTGGCTTCGACTGACAAAGCCAAATGATAGTATTGTTCAGACCATCCCTCATGCCGTTACTGGGAAACTCTGAGAGCACGGCAGAATACTCTTCCGTGGTGATGCCGAGAAAGGGGCCCTGGAAATCGGACAAAATTCCGTTGCCTGTAGTCACAACCTCGATTTCTTTGTAGTTGAAGATAGTA
This region of Fusarium keratoplasticum isolate Fu6.1 chromosome 7, whole genome shotgun sequence genomic DNA includes:
- a CDS encoding Bac-rhamnosid6H domain-containing protein, with product MDTPPIDSKWIWHPQWVDSAKDSAGGFVHFRKELTLDRVPSEPVIVQITADTKYQLYINGRLVIFGPVKGDEHMWFYDELDMSSYLKLGLNILSVQVLRLYHGTPYGTSFPRMPFPGLLVRRAGEAGRDEIQLDTDDTWLVAIDASRKLRIDQKEDDFLHVYEDAASIPRHDLDWVTAQVLDLPKSHGLSPPWMLHPRMIPLPHITPVGFKKVHNLRSSLSQQEWEELLLNPQGGDPTLRLPAGTTHHIEIEANHHLTAYIEFCFKRPTSSGSELRVTYTECYEDEPDMIPYIRRKGDRLDTTKKLYGPQDRYVFTGEQGCESAQSLQYTMSPETKENFRPFHFRTFRILALDIQVNPESDLIMTGVHVNRTHYPLDVTGEVEIPRTAYEQLWSTSVRTLTNCMHDCYEDCPFYEQLQYAMDVRSSCLFTYYVSGDDRMARQAILQLHNSYRAHLGLLASRSPASQLQIIPHFSLFWILTLVDHFEHFRDIGFTRRLIPVCDGILESFARRVDPELGLVSSETPFWDFVDWTPEWKPMGIPPAAARTGYQTFTNSLYAHTMQRLVPVVKAIGRQGLAGELEARADTIVGALRQHCRLGEVFTDGLASSADVTRDFSQHNQIWAVLCGAATGDYARKLLRQSLPMAQSKSSEEEDLQAPISATEFTKPSQAMSFYLLRSLSAAGSTLYDDVFHDMWQPWLNQLSLNLTTWCEDEVTLRSDCHAWSCVPLYELMAEVAGIRPAEPGWSSVSFRPRTGLFPSFRAKVPLGGKLAPGTAHVAWKRSEGWDKASVSLRLDTGAPVDGVPIHVTYPDGRQETKLGLELTFTL
- a CDS encoding Zn(2)-C6 fungal-type domain-containing protein produces the protein MSTGSSKRPPPDASRPTYPRKRAAQACGTCRRRRVKCDNEQPSCTSCSKLGVQCVYQEGDKSSFDPASLAILQRLDELESLVRVAIPETTTPQDVDHSPSGKAFRPQEGFSQRDSLSSQEPFINVEAVLEWPILRSFVDTQPLSLANILQAGSAETDVGWNRLLQAPDFDEDATSQLLQNFIDNFHIYNPVIELTHLQEDIRTSLYNGLGWDAPACISLLVFALGTIDCDHDDSVTTSMTSRNSKQFQQAESFFVAAQRRMGQLLCRSGPVEAQIFFLSGVYLMTTMRPFEAWRMFLQALACCQGFVSSSGVTQDKASELHDSIYWTAFKSELELRLEMSITENSAWNLRYPQFFPSPPRGLQSEGEAGWYFYLAEIALRRLSNRILAHSTNVASREASLAEKVSSIVEFEQQAQSWVDSLPASLKLDQPIDHDTQSARLRFILSGHLIDCYEMIYWPLVVDAVHGRFHDDAEATRLARKGLEVNVQRIKDNEPGFRRRHHGTWLMLRSCTRSAFVLVAAGRAGLHSLLPLGWKASINKVMDLLRFWKDEARDAKVRLELLEAFMSSAL
- a CDS encoding Beta-glucosidase, whose translation is MGDISSFLSEDKSLFDVEQVLKELKTLEKIDLLAGLTPGVDFWHTKAVPRLNVPSIRMSDGPNGVRGTRFFNGVPAACFPCGTGLAATWNTDLLREAGHLMGTEARAKGAHVLLGPTVNMQRSPLGGRAFESFSEDPVLSGDCASAIINGIQSTGVVASIKHFVANDQEHERMAVDSLVTERALREIYALPFQIAVRDSNPGSFMTSYNKVNGVHVSENLNMIEKIVRKEWGWQGLVTSDWYGTYSTVESLEAGLDIEMPGPTRWRGQMLLHALMSRKIDIEVINERVRQVLKLVHRAVQTGIPENAPEQGRDIPETASLLRTIASEAIVLLKNENNALPFKKDKKVVVIGPNAKTAVYCGGGSATLRPYYAVPPLEGISKKAENLSYSIGCYSHKMLPLLGSQLRTGDGRSGVTFKAFTSPDTVKDRVPVDTLHLDTTDMYFADYYHPEITENLWWGEIEAVFEAEETGDFMFGLTVFGTARLYVDDELVVDNETTQRPGGTFFNVGTVEETGVRHLTAGQTYRIRVVFASGAASKLGDAEGVVSYGSGGLRIGGARVIDPEDEIAKAVELAKTADQVVLFVGLNSDFEQEGHDRPHMDLPGRTDELVSAVAGVNPKTVVVVQSGSPVTMPWADSVAAVVQAWYGGNETGNAIADILFGDVNPSGKLPLSFPIHVEDNPAFLNYRSEHGRVLYGEDIYVGYRFYETTKRPALWSFGSGLSYTSFDMLDLSIQKDQRDGRELLLVDVGVKNTGPVDGAQVVQVYVAARSSSVKRPVKELKGFSKVFVKAGETAIAKISIERKYAASIWDETRHQWVEEAGTYNVLVGDSSSSIQLKGHFEVSDTTWWSGL